Below is a genomic region from uncultured Cohaesibacter sp..
ATGTCTTCCTGACTGTCGCCGAAGTGGAACATGAGATGGTCCGTCATCGGGCTCACCTCGCGGATGCCATCAAGGGCGGCGAGGGCATGTCTGAGGGCCGCCCGGCCCACCTGTGCGCCGCTGGCTCCGTCCGAGAGCAGGAAGCCCCAGCCGCCAACATTGATCGGATGATCCCTGACGAGACCATAGCCGCAGCTGCCGGTGCCGATGATCATGATGCCGCCGTCACGGGCTCCTGCATGAGCTCCCAGACAGGCGATATGAGCATCATTCTCGATGCGAAGGGAGGCAAAGGGATGGGACCACTCGCGCAACACTTCCTTGTCCGACGCGATGTGAAGACCCGCAAGACCGATGCCAACATGGGTCCGCTCGACAGCATCCTCTCCCAAACCCGCATCCTGCAAAGTGGCTCTGGCGACGTGCGCAACCTGCTGCTGGGCAATCTCGAGCCCGAGGCGCGTATTGGCGGGCCCCGCGACGGCCTCGCCCAACAAGGCACCCGCCGCATCACGCAACCGGCCACGACAATTCGTGCCTCCACCATCAATGCCTAGATAAAGGGTTTCTGTGTCTGTCATCATCCTGCCTCGCGAGATATTTCAACCCCTGCAACATCCA
It encodes:
- a CDS encoding BadF/BadG/BcrA/BcrD ATPase family protein: MTDTETLYLGIDGGGTNCRGRLRDAAGALLGEAVAGPANTRLGLEIAQQQVAHVARATLQDAGLGEDAVERTHVGIGLAGLHIASDKEVLREWSHPFASLRIENDAHIACLGAHAGARDGGIMIIGTGSCGYGLVRDHPINVGGWGFLLSDGASGAQVGRAALRHALAALDGIREVSPMTDHLMFHFGDSQEDMVIWSEHAKPSDYAEFARTVVEFVDKNDPVALKLMKECGSEASAILRALAWRGINQIALMGGFAEHVEPWLEADVTSLLVPRKYDARDGAILLAGGTLPPLEPGFEHKVGHTESVTYG